Genomic DNA from Rhodothermales bacterium:
CCGCGCGGCCGCCACCAAAGCGGGTGCCCGCCGGGCCTCTGGCAGAAATCCAGGCAGATTGCATGAGACCGCCAGGTCTACTCTCGACTCTCCCGCAACCAGGCCGATCAACTCCAGCAGGAGAGCCTCAAGGGCTGGATCGGTGACTTCGAGAGCGACGCGATGTGATGCGTGGGTGCCGGCCCGAACGGCTACCGAGCACCCCTCGTGCACCGGCACGAGGAGGGCGAACCCGTCGAAATAGCGGGTATGCTCCGCCACCAGATCCACGGCCCCGTGTGCATAGGCCGTTTCTGCGGCACCGCCTTCGGTCCCCAGCTGGTCCCAGAGCAACTGCTCTGCACGCGCGTTCAACTGGTCCGGCCGCAGGCGCTCCGCACCACGCATCGTATTGAGCGTGTTGAGCAGGGGCTGAACAAACTGGGACGCGTTCCCGCGGCCCGGCCTGATGCGACGCGGGTCCATAAAAGGCGGCCAGAACGGTGCAGAAAGGGGATTCGGACGCTACCTCAGCGACGGGTCCATTGCAAACGGTGTGGGCCGCCTCTCGGATTCTTCAAGCCGGCAGAATCGTGCCCACGTCAACCTGCGTGCCGTTCAGGAATGCCTCGGCTCCCATGCGTCGGCGGCCCTGCGGCTGAACCTCCGTCAACTGCACCGCACTTGTCCCACAGGCCACCACCAGTCTGTCCCTTGCTTCAAGAATCTCACCGGGGAGTCCTGAGCCCTCCGCAATCCGCGACCGGTACACCTTGAACGCCTTCCCACCGAACACCGTCCACGCGCCCGGTACTGGCGAGTGCCCTCGGATGTGATTGTGCACCTCCGCGTCGGTGAGCGACCAATCGATCTCAGCCTGATCGCGAAACACCTTGGGCGCCGGCGTGGCCTGGGCATCATCCTGGGGAAGGGGTTCCGCCTTGCCCGCGCCGATCAGCCGGACCGTCTCCACCACCGCCGAGGCCCCCAGCAGCATCATGCGGTCATGCACATCCCCAGTCGTGTCATCGGTGCCGATGGGCATGGCGCGCTGGAGAATCATGTTGCCGGTGTCCACCTTCTTCTTGAGGAAGAAGGTCGTCACGCCGGTGACCGTATCGCCCGCTATGACCGCGCGATGGATCGGCGCCGCCCCGCGATACCGGGGCAGGAGCGAGCCGTGCAGGTTGAACGCTCCCAGGCGCGCAGCCTCAAAGACCGCCGGGGGCAGGATGCGGAAGGCGACGACCACCTGCAGGTCCGCGTCAAGGGCCTCGATCTGCTCCGCGAAGGACAGTGCCTTGACCGACTCGGGCTGCAGAATCGTCTCAATTCCGAGCTCCTGTGCGGCCAACTTGACCGGCGTGGGACTCACCTTTCGGCCTCGACCGCGGGCCTTGTCGGGACTCGTTACGACCGCGATTGGCGTGTAGCCTGCCCGGGCCAGCGCCCGAAGACTCGGGACGGCAAAGTCGGGGGTGCCCATGAAGATGATGCGCATGCAGGCAAGATCAGGTGCTGGGTAGCATCAAGGACTGGTACTCCCCCCGGTTCCCGGGTTTGGACCAGCGGCCGGGAACGCCTGCAATTTGCACACCATCGGCCTGGTGGGTAAGAATATGGGTTCAATCCGACCGCACCATGTCCACCCCTGACCCGGACAACCGCGTGGAGGCGCCCCCATTTGTCTCCGACGGAACCCCTGCCCTACTGCTCGACCCGGACTCCAAAGAGGTCCTGGACGCGAACCCTGAGGCTTCGCGCCTGCTCGGGTACTCCATAGAAGACCTTGTCGGGCGGCAGGTTGATGAAATGCACCCTGACGAAGGCGAACTGCTGGCCTCTACCTGGGACCAACTGAACGTCGGAGCCTCCGTACTCTCCAACCAACTGCACTGCCAGACGGCGGACGGCGAGCGCATCCCCGTGGTCCTCGCTCTGCACCGGGTGCGAGTTGGGCAGCGTGACTGTGTGCTCTCCGAGATTCGGGACCAACGCGGACAGTCCACAGAAAGCGACGTCGCCCAGCATGTTGTTAGGGCCACGGCGCGCTCTTCCGGAGACCATTTTTTTCGCCAGCTGGTTCGCTCACTGGCGGAGGGCCTCGGAATGGAGACGGCCTTTGTCGCTCGCTGCCGGCGGGGCAGGCAGGCTGAGATGCTGGCGTTCTGGGATCAGGGCGATTGGCAGCCCCCGGTGACCTACGACACGGAAGGCGGACCGTGCAGCCATGTCCTGACCGGTGGCACGTGCTACTACCCCAGTCGTCTGCGTACGCTGTTTTCCTACGCCTTTCCGCGCGAATCCTATCTCGGCGTGCCGATCACGTCCGATGATGATCGCGTCATCGGGCATCTGGTGGTGGGTGACAGCCGCTCGCTACCTGCCCTGCCTCCTCACCTGTCTCTCCTTTCCCTGCTTGCTGACCGGTGCGCCGCGGAGCTGCGTCAAATGCGCACGCTCGAGGGTCTGGTCAGGAGCCAGGAGCGCTATCGCTTCCTGTTTGACAGCCTGCCGGTGATGGCTCATGCAACGGACTCCGACGGCCGCATTGCCGAGGTTTCACCGTATTGGCTGGCCCGCCTCGGCTATTCACGCGCGGAGGTCGTGGGCCACCTGGCGACGGATTTTCTGACGGAGAGTTCTCGACGCTTCGCGGACCGTGTTTGCATGCCACGATACCTCTCGGACGGCCGGCTCGATGCGGAGCCGCTGCAGTTCCAGACCCGCGATGGGATGGAAGTGGATGTGTTGCTTTCGGCCCGATCCAGGCGAAAGAGCGACGGGTCGATTGGCCAGTCAGTGGTCGTGTCTGTCGAAATCGGAGAGCACCTGCGGGATCGCCATCGTCTTCAGGCATGCGAAAGCATGTTGTCTGCCGTGCTCAAGGTGGGGCCCTCTGCTCTGGTCATCGTTCGTCTCTCAGACGGCCAGATCATCGACTGCAACCAGGCCTTCGAGCGGCTGACCGGGCTAGGCCGCACGGAGCTGCTCGGAAACGATGCGGTGAGCCTCGGACTTTGGAGCAGGGACGCGTTGGGCCTGTCTGTAGAGTCCGCGCAGAGGAGCCCACTGCGCGAAGTGAAGTCCTTCCACATCACGGTGCCACCCGGTCGCACCATCCGGACACGCCTGTCGGTGGAGCCCTTCGGAATAAACGAAGACCCGCATGTGGTGCTCACCCTTTCGCCAACCACGGACCAGGTGGCTGCAGCCAGAATGGCGGTTGATGCCGCGGACCGTGAACGCAAGCTGGTGGCTGGCGACCTGCACGACGGGCTGGGACCGACGATGTCCGGCATTCGATTCCGCCTGGCCGGCCTGATAAAGGCCTTGGAGAAGGAAGGGTCAGGCACGACTGACGACGCGCGTGAAGTGGAGCGGCTGTTCGGGCATGTGCTAACCGAAATCCGCCGCATAGGCATTTCCGAGGCGACCTCAGAGCTGGGCAGCGACCTTCTTCCCCAGGCACTACGGGAGCTGGCTGCGGACTACGAAAAGATCCATGCTGATGACGGACTGACCGTCGAGGTACGCATCGGCCAGTTCCCTCCTCTGCAGCCCCCCATTCCGGGCCAGCTGCTGCGCATCGCACAGGAGGCCATGACCAATGCTGTGCGCCATGGCAGGGCGGGGCAGATCGAGGTTCGGCTCCTTAATGACGGTGGTCGCGTTTGCCTGGACATTGCGGACAACGGATCAGGGATGCCGGAGACCACATCCAGCGGACTTGGCATCGCCATGATGCGCCATAGAGCCGCCGTGCTTGGGGGGACCCTGTCGGTCACCAGCAACGAACAGGGTGGGGTCACCGTCTCCTGTGTACTGCCTTGAGCCCAGTCGAGGTGGCCGGGAATCTTTCCCGACCTTAGTTGGGATAAATGCCGGGGGAGCGATGGCGGATTGCGCCATACTCTGTGTCGCTGCCCTGTCAAGACGTCTGGTGAACGATGCAGAGACTCTTTCTGGTTGACGACCACCCGATCTTCCGGGAGGGATTGGCGAAGTTCATTCTTGAGACCGCTGACCTCACCGTGTGCGGAATGGCCGAATCGGCTCCCAAAGCCATGGAGCTGCTCTCCGACTGCCACCCTCACCTTGTGCTGCTGGATCTGAAGCTCAGAGACTCTTCCGGGCTTTCCCTGCTTCGGAGCATCCTCGACCGATGGCCGCATCAGCGGGTGCTG
This window encodes:
- a CDS encoding methionyl-tRNA formyltransferase produces the protein MRIIFMGTPDFAVPSLRALARAGYTPIAVVTSPDKARGRGRKVSPTPVKLAAQELGIETILQPESVKALSFAEQIEALDADLQVVVAFRILPPAVFEAARLGAFNLHGSLLPRYRGAAPIHRAVIAGDTVTGVTTFFLKKKVDTGNMILQRAMPIGTDDTTGDVHDRMMLLGASAVVETVRLIGAGKAEPLPQDDAQATPAPKVFRDQAEIDWSLTDAEVHNHIRGHSPVPGAWTVFGGKAFKVYRSRIAEGSGLPGEILEARDRLVVACGTSAVQLTEVQPQGRRRMGAEAFLNGTQVDVGTILPA
- a CDS encoding PAS domain S-box protein: MSTPDPDNRVEAPPFVSDGTPALLLDPDSKEVLDANPEASRLLGYSIEDLVGRQVDEMHPDEGELLASTWDQLNVGASVLSNQLHCQTADGERIPVVLALHRVRVGQRDCVLSEIRDQRGQSTESDVAQHVVRATARSSGDHFFRQLVRSLAEGLGMETAFVARCRRGRQAEMLAFWDQGDWQPPVTYDTEGGPCSHVLTGGTCYYPSRLRTLFSYAFPRESYLGVPITSDDDRVIGHLVVGDSRSLPALPPHLSLLSLLADRCAAELRQMRTLEGLVRSQERYRFLFDSLPVMAHATDSDGRIAEVSPYWLARLGYSRAEVVGHLATDFLTESSRRFADRVCMPRYLSDGRLDAEPLQFQTRDGMEVDVLLSARSRRKSDGSIGQSVVVSVEIGEHLRDRHRLQACESMLSAVLKVGPSALVIVRLSDGQIIDCNQAFERLTGLGRTELLGNDAVSLGLWSRDALGLSVESAQRSPLREVKSFHITVPPGRTIRTRLSVEPFGINEDPHVVLTLSPTTDQVAAARMAVDAADRERKLVAGDLHDGLGPTMSGIRFRLAGLIKALEKEGSGTTDDAREVERLFGHVLTEIRRIGISEATSELGSDLLPQALRELAADYEKIHADDGLTVEVRIGQFPPLQPPIPGQLLRIAQEAMTNAVRHGRAGQIEVRLLNDGGRVCLDIADNGSGMPETTSSGLGIAMMRHRAAVLGGTLSVTSNEQGGVTVSCVLP